One genomic region from Natrinema caseinilyticum encodes:
- a CDS encoding penicillin acylase family protein, whose protein sequence is MDRDAKQTIEEQFTPRERTRRGVLGVGVVGAAATPMRSYLDRFAPFSGSVWDTASDDLPSQVASPYGSATLSYDDDGVPHVSADSEEALYFAAGYAQGADRLFQMDLQRRQMRGQLSAIVGDRALPSDRFHVKMDFAGAAAASRDRLRDSESGRLAEAFAAGVNRHLDRSLPQEFDLLEYEPDPWRPVDTVLASVQISWGLTGSFRTLRKETVAAEMGPDTAETLFPDRLDHDATILGHGDDAAENERTAPSIGRRRIDPELTAWVSAFESPPSVGSNSWVVSGEHTRSGSPILANDPHLPLMAPPVWYEMHLEGPETHTRGVTFPGIPFVVIGENESGAWGLTNAGADTIDFYEYETRDGRYRYGEEYREFDDERRTIEVAGGRDREVTVRKTVHGPVLETESDRDDLRTQVAVSWVGLTATRTSEAILELARSAGIDDVQDALRRFDLPTQNFVYADRDGNTLYRVTGKVPIRYTDDEPVSGTRVFDGSSREGEWPGFVPYGESDWDEFIPYEEMPHAVDPEYIGTANQRIVDDADYPHYFAEAYSAPFRGIRLWNRLDSRVESEQPVTPEFMRTLQRDTHDERAAMFVPTMIDDGRGSVDGAADDLLAELEDWEYRMDRDSRAALVFARFLAHYRDVVFRPRLAAELDDRRDPDEYYGNDWVLVTLPPDSAWFPDGRGAAIAEALDRTAAELEENGWETYGDYNTTAIDHPFDREWLNYPRYPTDGSAASLDNFRAESDVGSSWRQICPLEDASPSQGSFPGGNDGSPFSEHYADQLKRWADGEYKPIPLSTPKTATTAVEFTEGDG, encoded by the coding sequence ATGGATCGAGATGCTAAACAAACAATCGAGGAACAGTTTACACCTCGAGAACGGACGCGACGTGGCGTTCTCGGTGTCGGCGTGGTAGGCGCGGCCGCCACACCGATGCGGAGCTATCTCGATCGGTTCGCGCCGTTTAGCGGCTCGGTCTGGGATACGGCCTCCGACGACCTTCCGTCGCAGGTGGCCTCCCCGTACGGGTCGGCGACGCTCAGCTACGACGACGACGGCGTCCCGCACGTCAGTGCCGACTCCGAGGAAGCGCTCTACTTCGCCGCCGGCTACGCCCAGGGCGCCGACCGTCTGTTCCAGATGGACCTCCAGCGCCGGCAGATGCGCGGCCAGCTCTCGGCCATCGTCGGTGACCGCGCGCTCCCCTCCGATCGATTCCACGTGAAGATGGACTTCGCCGGCGCGGCGGCCGCCAGCCGGGACCGTCTCCGGGACAGCGAATCCGGCCGACTCGCGGAGGCGTTCGCCGCGGGCGTCAACCGACATCTCGACCGGTCCCTTCCACAGGAGTTCGACCTCCTGGAATACGAGCCCGACCCCTGGCGGCCCGTGGACACGGTACTCGCCTCCGTACAGATCTCCTGGGGACTGACGGGCAGCTTCCGGACGCTCCGCAAGGAGACCGTCGCGGCCGAGATGGGGCCGGACACCGCCGAGACGCTGTTTCCCGACCGGCTCGACCACGATGCGACGATTCTCGGCCACGGCGACGACGCGGCCGAGAACGAACGGACGGCCCCATCCATCGGCCGGCGTCGAATCGACCCCGAGCTGACGGCGTGGGTTTCGGCCTTCGAGTCTCCGCCCAGCGTCGGCTCGAACTCGTGGGTCGTCTCGGGCGAGCACACCCGCTCGGGATCGCCGATTCTGGCGAACGACCCGCACCTGCCGCTGATGGCACCGCCGGTCTGGTACGAGATGCACCTCGAGGGTCCCGAAACACACACCAGGGGTGTCACGTTCCCCGGCATCCCCTTCGTCGTCATCGGCGAAAACGAGTCCGGCGCGTGGGGGCTCACGAACGCCGGCGCCGATACGATCGACTTTTACGAGTACGAGACGCGCGACGGCCGATACCGGTACGGTGAGGAGTACCGCGAGTTCGACGACGAGCGCCGGACTATCGAAGTCGCGGGCGGACGCGACCGCGAGGTCACCGTCAGAAAGACCGTCCACGGGCCCGTTCTCGAAACCGAGAGCGACAGGGACGACCTTCGGACGCAGGTCGCGGTCTCCTGGGTCGGGTTGACGGCCACCAGAACGAGCGAGGCGATCCTCGAACTCGCGCGAAGCGCCGGCATCGACGACGTACAGGATGCGCTTCGACGGTTCGATCTGCCGACCCAGAATTTCGTGTACGCCGACCGCGACGGCAACACGCTCTATCGGGTCACCGGGAAGGTTCCGATCCGATACACGGACGACGAGCCCGTCTCCGGAACCCGAGTGTTCGACGGTTCCAGTCGGGAGGGGGAGTGGCCGGGGTTCGTTCCGTACGGCGAGTCCGACTGGGACGAGTTCATTCCCTACGAAGAGATGCCCCACGCCGTCGACCCCGAGTACATCGGGACGGCGAATCAACGAATCGTCGACGACGCCGACTACCCGCATTACTTCGCCGAGGCCTATTCCGCCCCGTTCCGGGGAATCCGGCTCTGGAATCGGCTGGATAGTCGCGTCGAGAGCGAGCAGCCGGTTACGCCCGAGTTTATGCGCACCCTCCAGCGCGACACCCACGACGAGCGGGCGGCGATGTTCGTCCCGACGATGATCGACGACGGCCGCGGTTCCGTCGACGGGGCGGCCGACGACCTGCTCGCGGAACTCGAGGACTGGGAGTACCGAATGGATCGAGACTCGCGGGCCGCCCTCGTCTTCGCACGATTTCTCGCACACTATCGCGACGTGGTCTTCCGGCCGCGACTGGCGGCGGAACTGGACGATCGCCGCGACCCCGACGAGTACTACGGCAACGACTGGGTCCTCGTCACGCTCCCGCCGGACTCGGCGTGGTTCCCCGACGGTCGCGGCGCCGCGATCGCCGAGGCCCTCGACCGAACCGCCGCCGAACTCGAGGAGAACGGGTGGGAGACCTACGGCGACTACAACACGACGGCGATCGACCACCCCTTCGATCGAGAGTGGCTGAACTATCCACGGTATCCCACGGACGGATCGGCGGCCTCGCTCGACAACTTCCGCGCCGAGAGCGACGTCGGGAGTAGCTGGCGCCAAATTTGCCCGCTGGAGGACGCGAGCCCGTCCCAGGGGTCGTTCCCGGGCGGCAACGACGGCTCGCCGTTCTCCGAGCACTACGCCGACCAACTGAAGCGGTGGGCCGACGGGGAGTACAAGCCGATCCCGCTTTCGACACCGAAGACCGCCACCACCGCCGTCGAATTCACGGAGGGCGACGGATGA
- a CDS encoding cobalamin B12-binding domain-containing protein, translating into MSSEQEAESIRCLVAKVGLDGHDRGAHVIARAFRDAGFEVIYSGLHKSPDEIVQAAVQEDVDVLGISILSGAHDTLVPKIMDGLEEYGAKDDTLVLAGGVIPDEDRDGLTEEGVAAIFGPGTSVEETIEFVRENAPQR; encoded by the coding sequence ATGAGCAGCGAACAGGAAGCGGAGTCGATTCGGTGTCTCGTCGCCAAAGTCGGTCTCGACGGCCACGACCGCGGTGCCCACGTCATCGCACGCGCGTTTCGCGATGCCGGCTTCGAGGTCATCTACTCCGGATTGCACAAGTCCCCCGACGAAATCGTCCAGGCAGCGGTGCAAGAAGACGTCGACGTTCTCGGCATCTCCATCCTCTCCGGGGCCCACGACACGCTCGTCCCGAAGATCATGGACGGGTTAGAAGAGTACGGCGCCAAAGACGACACGCTCGTGCTGGCGGGTGGGGTCATTCCCGACGAGGACCGCGATGGGCTCACCGAAGAGGGCGTCGCGGCCATTTTCGGTCCCGGGACCTCGGTCGAAGAGACCATCGAATTCGTTCGCGAGAACGCCCCGCAGCGATGA